One window of the Candidatus Zixiibacteriota bacterium genome contains the following:
- the sucD gene encoding succinyl-CoA synthetase alpha chain (Evidence 2a : Function from experimental evidences in other organisms; Product type e : enzyme) codes for MSILINKKTKVVVQGITGRDGSFHADQMKKYGTNVVGGVTPGKGGTTINGIPVFNTVADAVAKTGANTSVIYVPPAFSIDAVYEAVDAGIKLVVCITEGVPANDMLKVYEYVKSKGARLIGPNCPGLISPGESKVGIMPGTIVAKGPVGVVSRSGTLTYEAIWALTSAGIGQTTCIGIGGDQIIGTNFLDALEMFEADPATKAVVMIGEIGGNDEEMAAKYVKSKMTKPVVGFIAGRMAPPGKRMGHAGAIISGGSGTAKDKIEALNKAGIPVADSPTQIPLLIKQKMAGVKKAGTAKATVKKTGPGKSSKMTNKKTKNTASGKKPGKTRKGGSKRR; via the coding sequence ATGAGTATTCTTATTAATAAAAAGACCAAAGTGGTGGTGCAGGGAATCACCGGCCGGGACGGTTCTTTCCATGCCGACCAGATGAAAAAGTATGGTACCAATGTGGTCGGGGGGGTAACCCCCGGCAAGGGCGGTACGACCATCAATGGTATTCCGGTATTTAATACGGTCGCCGATGCGGTGGCCAAAACCGGCGCCAATACATCGGTGATTTATGTCCCGCCGGCATTTTCGATTGATGCCGTCTATGAAGCAGTGGATGCGGGGATCAAGTTAGTTGTCTGTATCACCGAAGGGGTGCCGGCCAACGATATGCTGAAGGTTTATGAATATGTCAAATCCAAAGGGGCGCGCCTGATCGGGCCCAACTGCCCCGGATTGATATCGCCCGGGGAATCGAAAGTCGGCATCATGCCCGGCACTATCGTGGCCAAAGGGCCGGTCGGGGTCGTGTCCCGCTCCGGCACTCTGACGTACGAAGCGATCTGGGCCCTGACCTCGGCGGGAATCGGGCAAACGACTTGTATCGGTATCGGCGGGGACCAGATTATCGGTACGAATTTCCTCGATGCGCTCGAAATGTTCGAGGCCGATCCGGCCACGAAGGCGGTCGTCATGATTGGTGAAATCGGCGGCAATGACGAGGAAATGGCGGCCAAATATGTGAAAAGCAAAATGACCAAGCCGGTGGTCGGTTTTATTGCCGGACGGATGGCGCCTCCGGGAAAAAGAATGGGGCATGCCGGTGCTATTATATCGGGCGGTTCCGGGACGGCCAAAGATAAGATTGAAGCGCTCAATAAAGCGGGGATACCGGTGGCCGATTCGCCGACCCAGATACCGTTGCTGATTAAGCAGAAGATGGCCGGCGTGAAAAAGGCCGGGACAGCCAAGGCAACGGTAAAGAAAACGGGACCCGGGAAGAGTTCGAAAATGACCAATAAAAAGACAAAAAATACGGCGTCCGGGAAAAAGCCGGGTAAAACTAGAAAGGGTGGCAGTAAGAGAAGGTAG
- a CDS encoding conserved hypothetical protein (Evidence 4 : Unknown function but conserved in other organisms), with protein sequence MTDAESKPQVSGTTPEETNKTEGNLPPLNIFLHWCKGCNICIAYCPNKVLEPDRDGKPILAHPEKCTQCAICWLHCPDFAITSNYK encoded by the coding sequence ATGACCGATGCCGAATCGAAACCGCAAGTTTCGGGAACAACTCCGGAAGAGACAAATAAGACGGAAGGCAATTTGCCCCCGCTCAATATATTCCTGCATTGGTGCAAGGGATGCAATATCTGCATTGCCTATTGTCCCAATAAGGTCCTTGAGCCGGATCGCGATGGCAAGCCGATTCTGGCCCATCCGGAAAAATGTACACAATGCGCAATATGCTGGCTTCATTGTCCGGATTTTGCCATAACCTCCAATTATAAATAA
- the korA gene encoding 2-oxoglutarate synthase subunit KorA, translating to MTNIKHDRARLLQGNEACVQGALYAGVKFFAGYPITPSTEIAEGLARELPKTGGKFIQMEDEIGSIAAVIGASNAGSKSMTATSGPGFSLMQENIGYAYMTETPCVIVNVQRGGPSTGLPTKISQSDIMQARWGTHGDYTAITLAPSSVKECFEETVRAFNLSERFRTPVTVLTDEVLGHMREMMIVPEAGALDVLDREKPEVPADWYKHFELTANFVSPMASFGEGYRYNVSGLTHDQAGFPTNVPSEIREKLDKLKLKIERFTDEIIKIRTEMIDDARIAVISCGTVARAAIQAVKIARDNRLKVGAIQPLTLWPFPDNQLRQLLTNVRKVIVAELNMGQVVNEIRRIVPDHTEVFFLGRYDGEVMTPQQIYEKIKEVK from the coding sequence ATGACAAATATTAAACATGACAGGGCGAGGTTGTTGCAGGGAAATGAAGCCTGCGTTCAGGGAGCACTGTATGCCGGTGTCAAATTTTTCGCCGGTTATCCTATCACCCCGTCCACCGAAATCGCCGAGGGTCTGGCCCGGGAACTGCCGAAGACCGGCGGCAAATTCATACAGATGGAAGATGAAATCGGCTCGATTGCGGCCGTCATTGGGGCATCGAACGCCGGCTCCAAATCGATGACGGCCACCTCCGGCCCCGGTTTTTCGCTGATGCAGGAAAATATCGGATATGCCTATATGACCGAAACCCCGTGCGTTATCGTCAATGTCCAGCGCGGAGGACCGTCGACCGGCCTGCCGACTAAAATCAGCCAGTCCGATATCATGCAGGCCCGCTGGGGAACGCACGGCGACTATACCGCCATAACCCTGGCGCCGTCCTCGGTGAAAGAATGTTTTGAAGAGACGGTTCGGGCTTTTAATCTCTCCGAGAGGTTCCGTACTCCTGTGACGGTTTTGACCGATGAAGTCCTGGGTCATATGCGGGAAATGATGATAGTTCCGGAAGCCGGGGCGCTCGATGTTTTGGATCGGGAGAAACCGGAAGTTCCGGCGGATTGGTACAAGCATTTCGAATTGACCGCAAATTTTGTCAGTCCGATGGCGTCTTTCGGCGAGGGGTACCGCTACAATGTGTCCGGTCTCACGCACGATCAGGCCGGATTCCCCACCAATGTTCCGTCCGAAATTCGGGAGAAACTCGACAAACTTAAACTGAAAATCGAACGGTTCACGGATGAAATTATCAAGATCCGCACGGAGATGATAGATGATGCCAGAATCGCCGTGATATCGTGCGGCACCGTGGCGCGGGCCGCCATCCAGGCGGTCAAAATCGCCCGGGATAATCGTCTCAAAGTCGGCGCCATTCAGCCCCTGACGCTCTGGCCGTTCCCCGATAATCAACTGCGGCAACTTCTGACCAATGTGCGTAAAGTAATAGTCGCGGAATTGAACATGGGTCAGGTGGTGAATGAAATCAGGCGAATCGTCCCCGATCATACCGAGGTCTTCTTCCTGGGACGCTATGACGGTGAAGTGATGACCCCGCAGCAGATTTATGAGAAAATTAAGGAGGTCAAATAA
- the korB gene encoding 2-oxoglutarate synthase subunit KorB, which yields MATDLQQKSDVTHHYLRTKKKFPNVWCAGCGNGIVMGALIRAIDRLQIDKDDVAVVSGIGCSSRMPVYLDFNTLHTTHGRALAFATGVKVAKPELKVIVITGDGDALAIGGNHFIHACRRNIDITTILINNKIYGMTGGQFSPTTTAGAYATTAPYGNYEKQFDVTKLAIAAGASYVARGTVYHVQQLEKLIEGAINKKGFSVVEAVSNCHTYYGRMNREGDAVAMISWMKDHAMPIQAATKLPPEKMVGKFVTGLLHETNATEFCEEYQMLVDRLAAKEVGK from the coding sequence ATGGCAACCGACTTACAACAGAAATCGGATGTAACCCATCACTATCTCCGGACAAAGAAGAAATTTCCCAATGTCTGGTGCGCCGGATGCGGCAATGGAATCGTGATGGGAGCCCTGATTCGGGCCATTGATCGCCTGCAGATCGACAAGGATGATGTGGCGGTGGTTTCCGGTATCGGCTGCTCCAGCCGTATGCCGGTCTATCTCGATTTCAATACGCTTCATACTACGCACGGCCGGGCCCTGGCCTTCGCCACCGGCGTTAAAGTGGCCAAGCCAGAGTTGAAAGTTATCGTCATTACCGGCGACGGTGACGCTCTCGCGATCGGCGGCAATCATTTCATTCATGCCTGCCGGAGGAACATCGATATCACGACCATTTTAATCAATAACAAAATCTACGGCATGACGGGCGGGCAGTTTTCTCCGACCACTACGGCGGGAGCGTATGCAACAACGGCCCCGTACGGTAATTACGAGAAGCAGTTCGATGTCACCAAACTGGCGATCGCGGCGGGCGCGTCGTATGTCGCCCGGGGGACGGTTTATCATGTACAGCAACTGGAAAAATTAATCGAGGGCGCCATAAATAAAAAGGGTTTCTCCGTGGTGGAAGCGGTCTCCAACTGTCATACCTATTACGGGCGGATGAATCGCGAAGGGGATGCCGTGGCGATGATCAGCTGGATGAAAGATCATGCGATGCCGATTCAGGCGGCGACCAAACTCCCGCCGGAAAAAATGGTCGGCAAATTCGTCACCGGTTTGCTCCATGAGACCAATGCGACGGAATTTTGCGAGGAATATCAGATGCTGGTTGACCGGCTGGCGGCCAAGGAGGTGGGTAAATGA